From the Candidatus Eremiobacteraceae bacterium genome, one window contains:
- the rpoD gene encoding RNA polymerase sigma factor RpoD, producing the protein MSPGKKPKVKTAPPSAPVAPASAPTNGQPPAAPTIPREAAVKALVARGKAQGFVTYDEVAAISAAYDEDDPEKGNELVEEIMGQGIEITEMPDLVAIEEDEPAEPAEAAAPEPEVEAEIPVPAGIALDDPVRMYLKEIGRVPLLGMAQEQDLAKKIERAEEERERARVTGQAADIQILETGDLAKRDLTEANLRLVVSIAKKYVGRGMLFLDLIQEGNLGLIRAVEKFDYKKGYKFSTYATWWIRQAITRALADQARTIRIPVHMVETINRLVKISRQLLQELGRDPSVEEIAREMGLTSDKVREVMKIAQEPISLETPIGEEEDSHLGDFIEDPDAVAPAEAASVTMLKQKMGDVLLNLTERERKVLVLRFGLEDGHQRTLEEVGQEFGVTRERIRQIEAKALRKLRHPSRGKALKDYWQTE; encoded by the coding sequence ATGAGTCCCGGCAAGAAGCCGAAGGTCAAGACTGCGCCGCCCTCCGCGCCGGTCGCCCCCGCAAGCGCGCCCACCAACGGTCAACCCCCCGCTGCTCCGACGATTCCGCGCGAAGCCGCCGTCAAAGCATTGGTCGCGCGCGGCAAAGCGCAGGGCTTCGTCACCTATGACGAAGTCGCGGCCATCTCCGCGGCGTACGACGAGGACGATCCGGAAAAGGGCAACGAGCTGGTCGAAGAGATCATGGGGCAGGGCATCGAGATCACCGAGATGCCCGACCTGGTCGCCATCGAGGAAGACGAACCGGCCGAGCCGGCCGAGGCCGCTGCCCCCGAGCCCGAAGTCGAAGCCGAGATCCCGGTTCCGGCGGGCATCGCGCTCGACGATCCCGTGCGCATGTATCTCAAGGAGATCGGCCGCGTGCCGCTGCTCGGGATGGCGCAAGAGCAGGATCTCGCCAAGAAGATCGAGCGCGCCGAGGAAGAGCGCGAACGCGCGCGCGTGACCGGCCAAGCCGCGGACATACAGATCCTCGAGACGGGCGATCTCGCCAAACGCGATCTCACCGAAGCGAATCTGCGCCTGGTCGTGAGCATCGCCAAGAAGTACGTCGGCCGCGGCATGCTGTTCCTGGATCTGATCCAGGAAGGCAATCTGGGCCTGATCCGCGCCGTCGAGAAATTCGACTACAAGAAGGGCTACAAGTTCTCCACGTACGCGACGTGGTGGATCCGCCAAGCCATCACACGCGCGCTAGCCGACCAAGCCCGCACGATTCGCATCCCGGTGCACATGGTCGAGACGATCAACCGGCTGGTGAAAATCTCGCGCCAGCTGCTGCAAGAGCTTGGCCGCGACCCGTCGGTCGAGGAGATCGCGCGCGAGATGGGGCTGACGTCCGACAAAGTGCGCGAGGTCATGAAGATCGCGCAAGAGCCGATCTCGCTCGAGACGCCGATCGGCGAAGAGGAAGACAGCCATCTGGGCGATTTTATCGAGGATCCGGACGCGGTCGCGCCCGCCGAGGCAGCGTCTGTGACCATGCTCAAGCAGAAGATGGGCGACGTCTTGCTCAACCTCACCGAGCGCGAACGCAAAGTGCTCGTGCTACGCTTCGGGTTGGAAGACGGCCATCAGCGTACGCTCGAAGAGGTCGGTCAAGAGTTCGGCGTGACGCGCGAGCGCATCCGCCAGATCGAGGCCAAAGCGCTGCGCAA